The sequence below is a genomic window from Salvelinus namaycush isolate Seneca chromosome 2, SaNama_1.0, whole genome shotgun sequence.
cctggactGAGTAGGtttgcccaaacttttgactggtactgtaaatattatttttatattttttatgtattattattactaaaAAAATGTAGGGGGTAGATGAGCTTTAATTTTGCAGAAAGATTGTGGATAGTTTACATAAAGATAGTTTGTGTGACAGTTAACAGAGATTCCTTGTTAACCAATGTGGTAAGTGGAGGTGTGTGACCGACTGTAGAAGACAAACCATCAAGTGTGTCCATAAAAACATCAGACTTGGGATGAGGTCAGAGAGGATTTATGAATCCACCTTTATGACATTGTAAAATCCACCATCACTACTCATTAACCCGTGAGAAATACGTTTCTCCCATTTGCAGCTCGGCCAATCCTAGGCCTGCATGACTGAACTGAGTTGAGAGTCAACCCTTTAAAAGGAAGGAGGGAGATGAACGGAGAGCAGAAACTGAGGTGAGCAAtcttccaaacacaccaacaacaGCAAGACTAAAGGCTCAGAGCAAACCTCTCAAAAGACAAGATGAAGACCATTCTCTCCATTGCTCTCATGGTCCTGGCTCTCTGTCTGGTGTCTGAAGCCCAAGCTGTCAAAGTACAGGTAAGGGCTCCTCTTAAAGCAAGGTTTACCTTACTATAATGTACTATAACATGATGACTATTGACTGCAGATATGTCAGAATGGTCAATGGTAATCTAATGAAATAATGTTTTGTTAACCCTCGGTATGTAGCTGTAACAGACAAAATTCTGTGTAGCGTTTTCTTTTTAGCAACAAGGCATATACTTGGTGCAAGCCAGCATTACAAGTCTATGGGCATCCTCCTCACATTCAGAATGTGTAAAGCATCGCAATGATTGGCTGGGACCCCAATATGACCCACAGATATGGTGCTTTGTCTAACCTGTGtctatgtcctctcctctcttctctgtagGAGGGAGACTTTTTTTTCTCACTGGAATCAGTGAAGAAGCTCCAGGAACTGACAGCAGAGGGCagcaatgtaaacaggatgcagaATCCTCGTCTCACCAGCACCAGCTTTGCTTCTGTCTGTGCTAACCCTTCCCTGCCACAGGAGTTCATGCCCCTTTGCATGAAGAGAGGGGCAAGCATGTCTCTCTCAAGACTAGGTAAGAAAAGACCACTCTATAGCATAATATCCACTTTAGTCCAACTTGGTGGATCGGACCAGATTGTGATAAGACCGTAATAATTTGCTGATGGAGTCATTGATCGGAATTGTATAGAACATGTCTCTCTTATGTACATCTAGTTGGTCTCTGCAATATGCAGTTGTAGTTTGATTGATTGAGTGATTTTGGAACATGTTTTAACACTGTACCTTTCTCTTCTTTCTTCCAGCTGCTGTGCCTATGGACATCTGTGAGATCTGTGCCTTTGCTGCCTGCACAGGCTGTTAGTTAAAATATCAACCTGACGGCCATCAGAAGACAAGCCACTCACAATTCTCATTCTGCATATCGTGACAACAATTTCGATTTCATGTTTAAAATTGCCATCTTCAGATGGCCGAAAACATAATTGGCTCAAGAATTCAAAGACTGATTAATTGATGGAGGCTCATTTTCTAGAAACTGTTACTTTGGAGCATATTTAGCACTTATTTGACTGTTTTTCTTTTTATCAATTTACTTTTATTTTGGGGGTTTTGGGTTTGTTACAGTTCTATCTTACAAGGCCTTGTACTTATTTAATGTTCTTTTTGTTTTCATTGACACAAGTCTTTGGAGTTTTGTATTCGTTTGTATGTTTATGAATGCCTCATGTTTAATAAAAAAGCATTGAAAAACACATATTGTTGTTTGAGTGAGTGGTCTACCAACTGTAACTGGCCGGCAAATCTTGAATAGAACATTTGATAAACTGACTGAAATTGGAACAACACAGAGAACAGTACTTCACCCACAGTTGGATGAAACCTGAAATGTGTGTCTTTCCCCACATATTTATTGAGAGTGAACCTTGAATAGAGCATATATTTGATAAACTAGTGGACATTGGCACAACACACAGAATAATACTTCATCCACTTTTGGTTGAAACTTGGCATTTGTGTCTTTTCCCCAACGCGTCCATTGAGAGGACGATAGTATACCCCAAGGCTAACTCCTGCCCCCAGTGCACAACTTACATCCGACAGTCTATTGTCACTGTACTTTTGCTTCACTACCTAAAAATGTATTCATTGTTGGTGCATAGCTTCGGAGACAGTAGTAGATTTCACAACAGCAATAGAAGCCAGCAACCCTCTGGTTGCTAGTACATCTCCCACTGTTGCCAGTGCTGGGATTTTAATCAGCACCCCTCAGGATTCTGATCCTTATATCTAACCTGTAGGACAGGGTTGGGAAGCTGTGGTCTTCTTGTCCCATCCcaagctaacacacctgactcaaaAAATCCACTAATCGCAATCTTCAATTTAGAATCCCATTAGTTTAATCAGGTGTGTCAGCTATGCATccctttaaaacctcttaaggatccacccctttttttaaatttagccaaaaatgacatacccaaatctaactgcctgtaactcaggccctgaagcaaggacatgcatattattgataccatttgaaaggaaacactttgaagtttggggaaatgtgaaaggaatgtaggagaatataatacaatagatctggtaaaagataatacaaagaaaaaaaactgttcttttgtatttttgtatgtaccatcatctttgaaatgcaaaaggccataatgtattattccagcccatgtgcaatttagattttggccactagatggcagcagtgtatgtgcaaagttttagactgatccaatgaaccattgcatttctgttcaaaattgtgtatcaagactgcccaaatgtgcctaatttgtttattactaacttttcatgttcaaaactgttgcactcccctcaaacaatagcatggtattctttcactgtaatagctactgtaaattggacaatgcagttagattaacaagaattgaagctttctgccaaaatcagatatgtctatgtcctgggaaatgttcttgttacttacaacctcatgctaatcgcattagcctatgttagctcaactgtcctgtggatgggacaccgatcccgaagaagttttaagaccTGAGCTGCCCAGTGTCAACATCTGCTCTAGCTGGTGCTCCCAGTGCATGGCAATGCTAATTGTGTATAGCTCAGTTATATTATTGGCATTAAAGAAAAACAGTGAAATGGTTTACAAGCTCAAAGAAACAATCCCCAGCGACCTTCAGTGTTTAGGCCATTCTACCATTTAAATGTTCTATGCGAGCTTGAAAGTAACAGAAAATTTTAAGTATTTATTCTGCCACAGTCTCTTTGTGATGTTCACTGACAAGTATAGAGACAAATGTTAGAAAACAAATTAATAGCCCTTGTTTCTCTGAGGGGTCAAAAGTAATTCATACGTAGCCTATGAACTGAGGTCTCAACTCAGTCGAACCTATATTGCAGTTAGTTGTTTTTCCATGGTCAAATACAATCACAGAATGGTTTAGACACTCTAAAAACATATTGCTACCTCTATTACTATCAGGTAGACTTATCACAGGTAGATGCTTTCCGTTCCCAGCCATATAGTAGGGCGGTTAAGCTGATGAATCATTCACTTTTTGATAAAAGCACCAAATTTGGATGTAGATTTATGTACCCTAAAAATATTTAGATATGGAGCCACCCCAGATTTCAAAATTGCCCCCGACTGTAAAACTATTTTACAATTCAGAAGGACTGCTTTGAGGTGAAGGCCCTACATTTGTCACAGAGTTAGATTTATGGACCCTGAAAAGGTTTCATATATGGAGCCACCACAGATGTAGCACTTGGGGCCATGGCGGCCATCTTACAAAATGGTCATAGACAGTAGTACTATTTCACAGTTAAGAAGGACTTTTTCCAGACAAACACACCAAATTTGACACGAGGAAGATCTATGTAGCCTGAAATTATTTAGGTATGAAGACACCACAGATTTGGCCCCTAGGGGCTGTGGCATCTTACAAAATGGCCACTGTCTGTAATACAATGTTACCGTTCTGATggcttttttttttataaacacGCCAAATTTGGGACAGGAGTAGATTCATGCACCCTAAAAAGATTTAGATATGGAGCCACCACAGATTTGGCCCATGGGGCCATGGCAGCCATCTTACTAAATGGCCATAGACTGTACCACTATTTTACAAGCCTTTAATCTATTAAAAGTCATGGCCTATACTTCTTTGAATTTTAAAAGTCATAGCCTATACTTCTTTGAATTTTAAAAGTCATGCCTATACTTGTTTGAATTTTAAAAGTCATGGCCTATACTTCTTTGAATTTTAAAAGTCATGGTCTATACTTCTTGGTATGGATCTCCTGAAAATCAAGAGGTTTATCAGTTACACACAGTATAACACAATGAGTAAAGAGGGAAACACAGCAGCCATGTAGGCCAAACATGAACATTTCTGAGACTGCATGTAGCAGAGATGAGTTACAACACTGTTGATGAGATAGCCCTGACTACG
It includes:
- the LOC120024694 gene encoding guanylin-like, with protein sequence MKTILSIALMVLALCLVSEAQAVKVQEGDFFFSLESVKKLQELTAEGSNVNRMQNPRLTSTSFASVCANPSLPQEFMPLCMKRGASMSLSRLAAVPMDICEICAFAACTGC